In Aminobacterium sp. MB27-C1, a single genomic region encodes these proteins:
- a CDS encoding epoxyqueuosine reductase QueH has translation MHNLLLHICCAPDATIPWPALIEEGYCVTGYFYGHNIHPQEEYNRRREAVETLASLLSQSVYIEEYNPNEWLEKAKALSEEPEGGRRCSLCFALQLEAAAQRARELSFSYLCTTLTISPHKDPDRINRLGEEISARYGIIWLNKIWRKNNGFVESVRKSREMNLYRQNYCGCCYSIHAESIDKRR, from the coding sequence ATGCACAATCTCTTGCTACATATTTGTTGTGCTCCAGATGCAACAATCCCATGGCCAGCACTTATTGAGGAAGGGTATTGTGTAACGGGATATTTCTACGGGCACAATATTCACCCGCAAGAAGAGTATAATCGGCGGAGAGAGGCAGTAGAGACACTTGCCTCTCTCCTGTCTCAATCTGTATATATAGAAGAATATAATCCCAATGAATGGCTTGAAAAGGCAAAGGCTTTATCTGAAGAGCCCGAAGGCGGGCGTCGGTGTTCCCTTTGTTTTGCCTTACAGCTGGAAGCCGCTGCTCAGAGAGCCCGGGAGCTTTCTTTTTCTTATTTATGTACGACCCTGACTATTAGTCCTCATAAAGATCCTGATAGAATTAATAGGTTGGGAGAAGAAATTTCAGCTCGATATGGAATTATATGGCTGAACAAGATATGGAGAAAAAATAACGGTTTCGTAGAATCGGTACGAAAAAGCCGTGAGATGAATCTATATCGTCAGAACTATTGCGGTTGTTGCTATAGCATACATGCCGAAAGTATTGATAAGAGGAGATGA
- a CDS encoding AIR synthase family protein: protein MEDERSVLPVGKLPPDILEKHILQFSGARRPDVLVGPGIGEDASLIRFPEGKLLAVSSDPIVGASEGAGTFLVHINANDIACKGGDPAYLIITLIIPVDQGLPFASMIMEEIHHACKKMGVAVIGGHTEFTDRYKKPVIVGTMMGQTSYLYRATDICVGDGVIMTKHVGLEGMSILAHDRCDLLERSLTSEEIQEVSSWISSISVLEDAKTVRDIARFMHDPTEGGLFGGLAEICRLSGLGLQLNKEAIPVHPLTKKVQDDLDFDVFHLISSGVLVVVVPKEHIDEALARFEEKDISATLIGTIAAEGQDNDELNTKEELWRLLDL from the coding sequence ATGGAGGATGAACGTAGCGTATTGCCTGTCGGAAAACTTCCCCCAGATATTCTAGAGAAGCACATATTGCAGTTTAGTGGAGCTAGACGGCCTGATGTTCTCGTTGGACCTGGCATTGGGGAAGATGCTTCGCTTATCCGGTTCCCCGAGGGAAAACTATTAGCTGTCTCTTCTGATCCTATTGTAGGCGCTTCGGAGGGTGCTGGAACCTTTCTTGTTCATATTAACGCCAACGATATCGCATGTAAAGGTGGAGATCCTGCATATCTCATTATTACGCTCATTATCCCTGTAGATCAGGGGCTTCCCTTTGCGTCGATGATCATGGAAGAAATCCACCACGCCTGTAAAAAAATGGGTGTTGCCGTTATAGGTGGTCATACGGAATTTACAGATAGATATAAAAAACCTGTCATAGTGGGAACGATGATGGGCCAAACATCGTATCTTTACAGAGCAACTGACATTTGTGTTGGCGATGGTGTTATTATGACCAAACATGTGGGGCTTGAAGGCATGTCCATACTGGCTCATGATAGATGCGATCTTCTCGAAAGAAGTCTGACCAGCGAAGAAATTCAAGAGGTTTCGTCATGGATTTCTTCAATATCCGTATTGGAAGATGCCAAAACTGTTCGAGATATAGCCAGATTTATGCACGATCCTACTGAAGGTGGACTTTTTGGTGGACTTGCAGAGATATGTCGCTTAAGCGGACTTGGCCTTCAACTCAATAAAGAGGCCATTCCAGTTCACCCCTTAACGAAAAAAGTACAGGACGACTTAGATTTTGACGTTTTTCATCTTATCTCTTCAGGAGTTCTTGTTGTTGTTGTTCCTAAAGAACATATTGACGAAGCATTGGCACGTTTCGAAGAGAAAGATATTTCTGCAACGTTGATAGGAACCATAGCTGCAGAAGGCCAGGACAATGATGAACTGAACACAAAAGAAGAACTATGGAGACTTCTTGATCTGTAA
- a CDS encoding Xaa-Pro peptidase family protein — MQNIFHRTEKLRQSFPALGIDAVALFVFERSNWESVYYISGFRGSSSGVLITEKETFLVTDGRYLTQASEQSPFTLVPQGQRSLLETMCDLMEEHGCSRIGVEKEKISAKTFEQIQHSLEGKEWCDISSLLPIMRRTKDTSEIELIKEAGMIACNAYREVTARVQEGMSEKEFEALLEYMVKKLGAEAGWGNHNFIVASGARSALPHAAPTDQPFKKGDWVTVDFGAMVGGYISDLTRNFCLGEPDSKVREIEAILLRAHKEAAAALKPGVAGKDIDAIARKIIFDSGYGEYFNHGLGHALGLEIHENPRLSPLSKDILQVGDVVTIEPGIYIPGFGGMRIEDDYLITENGAERISGDLDQGLLIL; from the coding sequence ATGCAGAATATTTTTCACCGTACAGAGAAGTTACGTCAGTCTTTTCCCGCCCTTGGAATAGACGCTGTTGCGCTTTTTGTTTTCGAACGTTCTAATTGGGAAAGTGTGTATTACATTTCCGGTTTCCGTGGAAGTAGCTCTGGAGTTCTTATCACAGAAAAAGAAACATTTCTTGTAACAGATGGGCGCTATTTAACGCAGGCATCGGAGCAGTCGCCCTTTACGCTGGTTCCACAGGGACAACGTTCTCTTCTTGAAACAATGTGTGATCTTATGGAGGAACATGGCTGTTCTCGAATCGGAGTGGAGAAAGAAAAGATATCGGCTAAGACATTTGAGCAGATTCAACATTCACTGGAAGGAAAAGAATGGTGTGATATTTCCAGTCTTCTGCCTATAATGCGGAGGACGAAGGATACTTCTGAGATTGAGCTGATCAAAGAGGCCGGAATGATTGCGTGCAATGCTTATAGAGAAGTTACAGCCCGAGTACAAGAAGGGATGTCTGAAAAAGAGTTTGAAGCTCTATTGGAATATATGGTGAAGAAGCTTGGTGCTGAGGCAGGTTGGGGAAATCATAATTTTATAGTTGCCTCTGGAGCTCGGAGCGCTTTGCCTCACGCGGCACCCACTGACCAGCCTTTCAAAAAAGGAGATTGGGTGACAGTCGATTTTGGTGCTATGGTTGGAGGATATATCTCTGACCTCACGCGTAATTTCTGCCTTGGCGAACCTGATTCGAAAGTGCGAGAGATCGAAGCAATTTTGCTGCGTGCCCATAAGGAAGCAGCAGCAGCCCTTAAACCAGGTGTTGCCGGAAAGGACATAGATGCCATTGCCCGTAAAATCATTTTTGATTCAGGGTATGGGGAATATTTCAACCACGGTCTGGGACACGCTTTGGGATTGGAGATTCATGAAAATCCGAGATTATCTCCATTAAGTAAAGATATTCTTCAAGTTGGGGATGTAGTCACTATAGAACCTGGCATTTACATTCCTGGTTTCGGAGGAATGCGTATCGAAGATGATTATCTCATTACGGAAAATGGAGCGGAGCGTATTTCCGGAGATTTAGATCAGGGGCTACTTATTCTTTAA
- the rd gene encoding rubredoxin, giving the protein MTKYVCTVCGYVYDPAEGDPDNGIAAGTSFEDLPEDWVCPVCAVGKDMFEPEE; this is encoded by the coding sequence ATGACAAAGTATGTTTGCACAGTGTGTGGATATGTTTATGATCCTGCAGAAGGGGATCCTGATAATGGTATTGCCGCTGGAACATCTTTTGAAGACCTTCCGGAAGATTGGGTTTGCCCAGTTTGTGCCGTTGGAAAGGATATGTTCGAGCCAGAAGAGTAG
- a CDS encoding transporter substrate-binding domain-containing protein yields the protein MKKLVVLLAVIFVFTSAIGAMAAQSALEKDVIRVGTESTFRPFEFRNVDNEVVGFDIDLINMIAEKLGKKVEIVDSSFDSLIPSLLTKKIDIIAAGMSATEERAKRVAFSDTYYLTPSAVVVKAEESGITKEEDLKGDKVATVQMGTIQDAYVSKLGLKEVKRFSKTDDAFREVLLGRADFAVVDGTVTQENLENNKDFTDTLKKAFNLYIDKGMALAMSKDDPQFVEAVDNALRELKESGALDELEKKWMGEK from the coding sequence ATGAAGAAGTTAGTCGTGTTGCTTGCTGTTATTTTTGTTTTTACGAGTGCTATTGGTGCGATGGCTGCCCAGTCAGCTCTTGAGAAAGATGTTATTCGAGTAGGAACCGAATCGACGTTTCGCCCCTTTGAATTTAGAAACGTTGATAATGAAGTTGTAGGATTTGATATTGACCTCATTAACATGATAGCAGAAAAACTTGGTAAAAAAGTTGAAATCGTAGACTCATCTTTTGACTCTCTTATCCCTTCTTTGCTGACAAAGAAGATTGATATTATAGCAGCAGGAATGAGTGCAACTGAAGAGCGAGCAAAACGCGTTGCCTTCTCAGATACGTATTATCTTACCCCTTCCGCAGTCGTTGTTAAGGCAGAAGAGTCGGGAATAACAAAGGAAGAGGATTTAAAAGGTGATAAAGTGGCTACCGTTCAGATGGGTACAATTCAGGATGCGTACGTCTCTAAGCTTGGTTTGAAAGAAGTCAAACGTTTCTCGAAGACGGATGACGCTTTCAGAGAGGTTCTTCTTGGACGAGCCGATTTTGCAGTAGTAGATGGAACTGTAACTCAGGAAAACCTTGAAAATAACAAAGATTTTACAGATACGCTTAAGAAAGCTTTCAACCTTTATATCGATAAGGGAATGGCCCTGGCCATGAGTAAAGATGATCCTCAGTTCGTAGAGGCTGTCGATAATGCTCTTCGCGAGCTTAAAGAATCTGGGGCACTTGATGAGCTTGAAAAGAAGTGGATGGGAGAGAAATAG
- a CDS encoding aldehyde ferredoxin oxidoreductase family protein, translated as MFGWTGRVLRVNLGEKTWKIEPIRSEDARLFIGARGLGTKYYIDEVDPTVDPLSPENKLIFATGPLTGTLTTSSGRYDVITKGPLTGTIAASNSGGFWGPELKYAGFDMVILEGKAKAPVYIYIYNDMIEIRDARHLWGKDVHSVTDSLLTETDSEAKVACIGPAGENLVKFACIMNEKDRAAGRSGVGAVMGSKNLKAIVVRGTKGIKVADRDAVFQSVAAARKKLKEHPVTSGGLPTFGTNVLVGIINSAGALPTRNFREAIFEGADKVSAETYNEKNLIKNKGCMGCPIGCGRVAKSNGIYVGQGEGPEYESTWSFGPDCGIDDIDAIVKANFICNELGMDTITLGSTIACAMELYEMGVLTENETGYDLHFGNVNAMVKLTEDTAYRRGFGDKLAEGSWRLAEKWGHPELSMTVKKQEMPAYDPRALQGMGLEYATSNRGGCHVRGYLTSPEVLGAPEKIDPEDNETKPVWLKAFQDLTAALDSAGMCLFTTFALGAADIAPQLAAVTGVDYTEESFMQAGDRIWNLERLFNMKAGLSKSDDTLPPRLLKDPIPNGPMKGRVNRLDSMLPQYYSLRGWNEEGIPTEEKLIELGLASYL; from the coding sequence ATGTTTGGATGGACAGGTCGGGTTTTACGTGTAAATCTCGGCGAAAAAACGTGGAAAATAGAGCCTATTCGAAGCGAAGACGCCCGTCTCTTTATAGGAGCACGCGGCCTTGGCACAAAATACTATATAGATGAAGTTGACCCAACAGTCGACCCGCTCAGCCCTGAAAACAAACTCATCTTTGCCACGGGACCTCTTACCGGCACCCTCACCACATCATCAGGACGATACGATGTTATAACCAAGGGACCTCTGACGGGAACCATTGCGGCTTCCAACTCGGGGGGGTTCTGGGGACCGGAACTTAAATATGCCGGTTTTGACATGGTCATTCTTGAAGGAAAAGCCAAAGCTCCAGTCTATATCTACATATACAATGACATGATAGAAATTCGTGACGCACGTCATCTCTGGGGAAAGGATGTTCACTCCGTAACAGACTCCCTGCTCACAGAGACAGACTCTGAAGCAAAAGTAGCCTGTATCGGGCCGGCAGGAGAAAACCTCGTTAAATTCGCCTGCATTATGAACGAAAAAGACAGAGCCGCCGGCCGTTCCGGTGTAGGAGCCGTTATGGGCTCTAAAAATCTTAAAGCCATCGTCGTTCGAGGAACGAAGGGCATCAAAGTTGCCGATCGGGATGCCGTTTTCCAGAGCGTAGCCGCTGCACGAAAGAAACTCAAAGAACATCCAGTAACATCAGGAGGACTGCCAACCTTCGGAACAAACGTACTTGTCGGCATCATCAACTCAGCGGGAGCTCTTCCCACAAGAAACTTCAGAGAAGCTATTTTCGAAGGTGCAGATAAAGTCAGTGCCGAAACATACAATGAGAAAAACCTCATAAAAAATAAGGGCTGTATGGGATGCCCAATCGGATGTGGACGAGTTGCCAAGAGCAACGGTATCTATGTGGGGCAGGGTGAAGGGCCAGAATATGAAAGCACGTGGTCATTCGGCCCAGATTGCGGCATTGACGATATTGATGCTATTGTCAAAGCCAATTTTATCTGCAACGAACTGGGAATGGACACAATAACACTCGGTTCCACTATAGCCTGCGCCATGGAACTTTACGAAATGGGCGTTCTTACCGAAAATGAAACTGGATATGACTTGCATTTTGGCAATGTTAACGCTATGGTAAAGTTAACAGAAGATACAGCCTATAGACGTGGATTTGGCGATAAACTTGCTGAAGGATCGTGGAGATTGGCTGAAAAATGGGGCCATCCTGAACTTTCCATGACCGTTAAAAAGCAGGAAATGCCAGCCTACGACCCACGAGCCTTGCAAGGTATGGGTCTTGAATACGCAACTTCCAACCGAGGCGGGTGCCATGTAAGAGGTTATTTGACTTCACCTGAAGTATTGGGCGCTCCCGAAAAAATAGATCCTGAAGATAACGAAACTAAACCCGTCTGGCTCAAGGCTTTTCAAGATCTCACCGCTGCCCTTGACTCTGCGGGAATGTGCCTTTTCACAACATTCGCCCTTGGAGCCGCAGATATTGCTCCTCAACTTGCGGCAGTAACGGGAGTCGATTATACAGAAGAAAGCTTCATGCAGGCTGGAGATAGAATCTGGAACCTCGAACGTCTTTTCAATATGAAGGCAGGTCTCTCAAAAAGTGACGACACGTTGCCTCCACGCTTGTTGAAAGATCCAATTCCCAATGGACCTATGAAGGGACGAGTCAATCGTCTTGATTCCATGCTTCCTCAATACTACTCGTTGCGAGGATGGAATGAAGAAGGAATACCAACAGAAGAAAAACTTATAGAACTCGGGCTTGCAAGCTATCTGTAG
- a CDS encoding 4Fe-4S dicluster domain-containing protein: MEKVLLISPDRCIGCGSCEVACSLSQEGECRPSLARIKVFRFELGIHVPMTCLQCENAPCASVCKTGALEQDQETGIINIHSEKCIGCRMCVVACPFGNISYNREGKSAFKCTQCNGDPQCALFCPTEALQYVPAEKDNLEKKRAYAAKFAAIVEEVEA, encoded by the coding sequence ATGGAAAAAGTATTACTCATTTCGCCAGATCGCTGCATTGGATGTGGCAGTTGTGAGGTAGCTTGTTCTTTGTCTCAGGAAGGGGAATGTCGTCCTTCCCTGGCTCGAATCAAAGTGTTCAGATTCGAACTGGGAATACATGTTCCCATGACATGTTTGCAATGTGAAAACGCTCCATGCGCATCAGTATGCAAGACTGGCGCACTGGAACAGGATCAGGAAACGGGCATTATTAATATTCATTCAGAAAAATGCATTGGATGCCGTATGTGCGTAGTTGCCTGTCCTTTCGGGAACATTTCCTATAACAGAGAGGGCAAAAGCGCCTTTAAGTGCACGCAATGCAATGGTGATCCTCAATGCGCTCTTTTCTGCCCTACCGAAGCTCTTCAATATGTTCCTGCCGAAAAGGATAACCTCGAAAAGAAAAGAGCCTATGCCGCTAAATTTGCAGCGATAGTTGAGGAGGTTGAGGCATAA